AAAAGCAATTAGGAGAGCCGGTGGTTCAAAAAATTACTGGGAGTTAAGGAAATTTCTTCCTAAAGAAACGAGCAGTTATGTTCCCGCATTTTATGCAACAATGTACCTCTTTACTCATGCTGATTTTCACGGTTTGAAACCCGAATCAAAGGAAACTGAATACCGTCAGACTGATACCATACAGATCAAGGGTTCTCTTAATTTTGATGTGATACAAAAATACGCAGGAGTCCCGATGAAAACTTTGAGATCCTTTAATCCCTCTTACAAAAAAGACATTATCCCTGATATTCCGGGCTACAAAATGTATCTCACCCTTCCTCTGAATTACCTGCAACAATTTCTGGAGGCCGAAAATGAGATCTATTTAGCTAATTCCGGTATTCATGTTGATCCAAAACCACGAGAGGCTATTGCAGTCACGAAGATGAACAGCTATATCGTTAAGCCCGGTGATAATTTAAACAGTATCGCTGTCAAGCATAATATAAGTCTTGAAAAACTTAAAACCTGGAATGGCCTGGAAAGCAATTTTCTCATTTCAGGGCAAAGACTGGTAGTTACCGACAAAACTGGCCTTGCAGAATTGCCAACATTGAACAAAAACAAAATACCAGATACCAAATACCAAATCTACAAAGTCGGATTTGGAGATACGCTTTTTAAAATTTCCAGAAAGTTTGGAAATATTCCGATCTCAGAGCTAAGAACTTTGAATGGTCTGGAAAATGTAAATTATTTGAAACCAGGAACTGAATTAAAAATAAAAACCAGGGATACAGGATCTGAAATTGATCATGGAAACAAATCTTAAGGTTTTCCTAAATCCTTTTGGATATCCTAAAAAAAATTGGTTAAATAAAATTTTGTCCTATTTTTACCGTTTTTATAGCGAACCCACTGACAATAACAATGTTCTGATGAAAATGACGCGCTTCTATTTTATACTGACCTTTTGCTTTTTTACCACCCTGCTCTTTGGACAGAAACAGGATGAGCTGATATCAACCGTAAACTCCGAATCGGCCAATGATTTGAATATAGATGTCGTAACGGATACAATTGAAGCTTTATCATCATTTGCGACGCTGAACACAATTGACACGATAAAAATCGATACGACGCTGATCGAAGGTAAGGTAGTTGCATTAATAGATCATTCGGAGGCAACTGAATTTGACAAAAAATGGCTTGAATCGTGGAGAAATAATGTGATTGACAGCAGCCTGATCATAAAACCTGAGGACACAGTGGGAAAAGTTGTGATCGAAAATTTTTCGACTGAACAATTAAAAGAAAGAATTGCCTATCTCGATAGTCAGACTCCTTTTAATTTTGAATACAATCCGTCACTGGAAAAAATCATAAAACACTATTTGAAAAACAGACAGCAAACCCTTGCCAATTTAATGGGTAAAGCCAAATATTATTTCCCGATGTTTGAAGAGCATCTGGCAAAATATAATATTCCGATGGAATTAAAGTATCTGGCCATTGTTGAATCTGCTTTAAAAGCCAATGCCACTTCAAGAGTAGGTGCCAAGGGATTATGGCAATTTATGTACGGAACAGGAAGAGAATACGATTTGAAGGTCAGTTCGTACGTAGATGAACGATGTGATCCGATAAAAGCAACCGAAGCGGCATGTCAGTATTTGACAAAACTCCACGGCATTTTCAATGACTGGGATCTGGCACTTGCTGCTTATAACTCGGGCCCGGGAAATGTCAACAAAGCGATCAGAAGGTCTGGAGGGCAAAAGAATTATTGGAATTATACGCCATTATTTACCTAGAGAAACTGCTGGCTATTTACCGGCGTTTTACGCTACCTATTATATTTTTGAATATGCCGAAGAACATCAGTTGTACTCAAAAAATGAAGTGCTTCATACCTTTGAAACTGATACCGTAGTCGTAAAAAGACAAATTACCTTTGACCAGGTGAACAAGGTCCTTGGAACAGATATGGAGTTATTGACATTTCTGAATCCCCAATACAAATTGAAAATAATTCCGGTGATCAAAGACCGTGACTATACCCTTACCCTTCCGAAATTTGTGACGGGAAGTTTTGTTTCGAACGAGGCTCAGATCTATGCATACGCCGAGGAAGAAGATGCAAAACGTGAAAAACCATTACCAAAATATTTTGAAGCCAATGACCGAATAAGGTACCGTGTAAGAAGCGGGGATTACCTGGGTAAGATCGCAAATCGATACGGGGTTTCGGTGAGCAGTATAAAAAGGTGGAACGGGCTTAAAAGCAATAACCTGAGAGTTGGCCAGCGTCTCACTATTTATCCCAGAAGACCTGTCGCTTCGGTAAATACATCTCCTTCTACGCAAAAGGTTTCTTCTAAAAAAGCAGCTCCAAAGGGTGAATATTCCACTTATGTGGTTCAAAAAGGGGATTCACTATGGTTGATCTCTCAAAAATATCCGAAAGTTTCTGTAGCTCAATTGAAAGAATGGAACAATATTTGGAGTAGCAAAAGTCTGAAACCAGGAACCAAGCTCAAAATATATTAAATCTTGTTTTGATTGAAGGTCTCCCCCTTAAAAACCTGATAATGTTTAAAAGAATTACCCTGTGTCTAATGATCCTGGGCGTTATGATCTCCTGTGAGAAAAGTGATAAAGTAACCCTTGTCTCTTCAACAGGAAGAATTAATCACGTATTGATTGTCATGAATAATGAAGACTGGGATGGAAAAATAGGTGATGAATTAAAAAAGATCATCGGCCAGCCTGTTCTGGGCTTACCACAGGAGGAAAACCAGTTTTCTATCAATCAGGTTGATCCGATTACTTTTAACAGCCTTTTCAAAAGAAACAGAAACATCTTATTTGTAGGGCTTGACAAGGAAGAAAATTTCTACACCAACAACGATGTTTATGCGAGTCCTCAGACAACATTGACAATTTTAGCCAAGGATAAAGAAGAACTGATTGAGAGTATACGAACTCATGCAGACGACATCATAGGAATTTTTAAGAAAAATGATCTTGCTCTTTATCAAAGAAAAGTAACCAAGGATTTCCATAATCCTGATGATATTGAAACGTTAAATACCTTAGGAATAAGCATGAAGATCCCTTTTGAATATAAACAAGTAGAAGACTCCGGTCAGTTTCTTTGGTACAGAAATACTTTTGAAAGAGGATTACTGAATATAATTGCCTATGAAATTCCTTTTATAGAAGAATCTTTTTCAGAAGAATCACTGGTTGCTTTCAGAGATTCAATAGGAAAAAATTATATCCCGGGACAGTTTGAAAACACCTACATGAGAACCGAGCCCAAATTTAAACCCATAACTGAAACAGTTGAATTCAACAATTTCAAATCGCTTGAATCCAGAGGGCTTTGGTTCGTTGAAGGGGATTATATGGGAGGGCCGTTTATCAGCTATACCATCGAAGATGAGGAAAATGACCGTCTAATTGTTGTTGAAGGGTTCAGCTACTCTCCCGGTTCGAAAAAAAGAGATGTGGTTTTTGAACTCGAAGCTATCTTAAAAACCATAGAGCTTAAATAAACGTTTTAACTTTGCCCCTGACTTTGATGCTTATTCGTCAAGTACAAGATTGCTCGTTGTAAAAGTCTTCAGGGAACCATCAGCATCACTATAGATTAAAAAAACTTTCAACTCATGGTGCTTGTCAAGGAAATCACGGGTTCTCTCATAACCCATGGCCATAAAAGAAGTTGCATAGGCATCTGTATCCGCACAGTCAATTTCTCCAATTACAGAAGCACTTAAGAGATTGCTTTTGGTTGGGTATCCGGTTTTAGCATCTATTGTATGTGCATACTTTTCTCCACTGAGGGAATCGACCTTAAACTTTCTATAATTTCCGGAGGTTGCGATGGATTCATTATTCAGAGTTACGATGGTCTGAAACGAACGGGTCCCGTCAAAATTGGGTTTCTCAATGGCTACTCTCCAAATCATACCTCTGCTATTCACACCTCTGGCTCTTATCTCCCCTCCTATTTCAACGAGGTAATTTGAAATTCCTTTTCCTTCAAGAAATTTACCAATTACATCTACGCCATAGCCTTTGGCATTTGCATTAAAATCGAGAAAAGTCTCAGGATGTTTTTTAATCAGTTTTCCATTGAGGATCTTAACTTTCTCAAAGCCGACAAATTCCATCAGACTATCAATGGTAGATTGATTCATTTCTATGATCTGTTTGCCGGGCCCAAATCCCCAGGCATTGACCAGGGTGCCAATGGTAGGATCAAAAAAACCGTTTGTTTCCTGATAAATTACGGATGATTTTTCAAAAACTTCCCGAAATAATTCGTCAACGACCACCGCAGTGTCGCCTCTGTTGATTTTAGAAATATCAGAATTCGGAATATAAGTGGATAATGATTTATTTACTCTATGAATAATGCTGTCTACTGCCTTTTCAGTAATTAGTCCCTCCTGTCCCTCAAAAGTGATGTGAAAACTGGTTCCAAAGGCAATTCCCTCGAACTTCTGATAAGGTATCTGCTCCTCCTTATCGCATGATATTACAATTAAAAACAGAAGAAATAAAACCGTGTTTTTCATATCAAAAATTATGGATTATTTAACAGTCAAAGATAAGTTTTATCTTAGTTTTGCGTTTAGCTTTTTTTTAGTAAAATATGTTAATCGAAGCAAAATATTTAATAGTTTTGTTTGTAAATTAAATTCTATTCAAATTATGAAAAAAATATTTATTGGAACCCTTTTTCTGTCGGTTCTGCTAACATCCTGTGTATCGAACAAAAAGTATGCTGATTTGGAATCTCAGCACAACAAAACAAAGCAAGACCTGGTTGATACCAAAGCCGAGTTACAGTCTTGTTTGGTTGACAAGGATCATTTAATGGAAAAGAACAAATCTTTAGAGGCAGACAAAGCTCGTTCTATCCAGCAAGTTGAGAATTTAACGGTTCTGACACAATCGTCTTCTGATAATATCAAAGAGGTTATTGCTCAATTAAGTGAGAAAGATAAATACATTAACGGCGTTCGGGATGCAATGACCAAAAAGGACTCAATAAACCTGGCACTCGCGTTTCAGTTAAAGAAAGATTTAGCCAAAGGAATTCAGGATGAAGATATTCAAATAGACGTAGAAAAAACTGTGGTTTACATCTCAATTGCGGATAAAATGTTGTTCAAAAGCGGAAGTTCAACGGTTTCTGACAGAGCAAAAGAAGTTTTAGGAAAAGTTGCTACTGTGGTGAACAGTAAGCCTGAAATGGAAGTACAGGTTGAAGGGTATACAGATAATGTGCCAATTAATACAGACTGTATGAAAGACAACTGGGATCTTAGCGTTGCCAGGGCAACCTCAGTTGTTAGAGTGCTTCAAAACGATTTCGCTGTTGACTCAGGACGTTTGATCGCTGCGGGTAGAAGTGAGTATGTTCCGTTGGCTTCAAATGATACTGCCGAAGGCAGATCAACCAACAGAAGAACAAGAATTGTAATTCTTCCAAAGTTAGAAGAGTTCTTCGATATTCTAGAGCAAAAACCTGAATAGTTTTTAACTTCGTAGAAAACAAAAAAACCCGCCAAGAGGCGGGTTTTTTTCTTGTTGGACGCTTTCATATTTGGCTTTATCATTTAGTATGAGATTTGAGCTTAAAAACAAGCTTTTATATCGCTTCCTATATGATCCTGATGGTTCAGAAACACAATATCTATATGCTCTGACCGGAATAGCAATACGCTCAGGTTACAATTTGCATGATGAGACTAAATTGCTTAATAGAAGCAATGATTTAACCTTGAACAGCCTGAAATAATCCCGAAACGATCAGATATAAAAAATCCCGCCAATTATTGACGGGATTGTTTTTATTATTATCGGTTAAGAATTAACCTCCGAAGTCGTCAAACCTGATATTCTCATCAGCCATACCAAAGTCTTCGCCCATTTTTTGAACTGCCTGATTCATCATAGGCGGCCCACAGAAATAAAGTTCAAGATCTTCCGGTGCATCATGCTTCGATAAATACTGATCGATCACAGCCTGATGAACAAATCCTAAGAACCCATCACCTTCTTTATCATCAATATCCTTCATTACCTTCCAGTCATCCTCTTCAGTTGGTTCAGACAGAACAATAAAGAATTTGAAGTTGGGGAATTCCTTTTCCAGATCCCTAAAGTGATCAATATAGAATAATTCTCTTTTCGACCTTCCTCCGTACCAGTATGTAACTTTCCTTCCTGTTTGAAGTGTTTTGAACAAATGATATAAATGCGATCTCATCGGAGCCATACCTGCACCACCACCAACGTAAAGCATTTCCGCTTCTGATTCATTGATAAAGAATTCACCGTATGGTCCTGATACAATTACCTTGTCTCCTGGTTTTTTAGAAAAGATATAAGAAGACGCAACTCCCGGATTCACATTCATCCAATTATTTTTTGCCCTGTCCCATGGCGGAGTTGCAATACGAACATTCAACATGATGTTTCTTCCTTCAGCAGGATATGAAGCCATGGAATAGGCTCTTTCAACATTTTCTCCATTCTTCATTTTCAACGGCCACAGATCAAACTTATCCCACTCCAGTTTAAATTTCTCGGCATCATCCGGATGTTCTTTAGGATGTGCAGTGATATCAATATCCTTAAAATCAACTTCCGTTGATGGAATTTCGATTTGAATATATCCTCCAGGTTTGTAATCCATATCCTCCGGAAGTTCTACAACGAATTCCTTGATAAAAGAAGCTACGTTATAATTTGAAACCACAGTGGCCTCAAATTTCTTAATTCCAAAAATCTCTTCCGGAATTTCGATTTCCATATCTTCCTTCACCTTTACCTGACAGCCTAACCTTGCTCCTGCTGCTAATTCCTTTCTCGTAAAGTTGGGAACCTCTGTTGGCAAAGCCTGCCCTCCTCCTTTTAAAACATGACATTCACATTGAAGGCAGGTTCCCCCTCCTCCACATGCAGATGGTAAAAATATTTTTTGTTCACTTAAAGTTGTCAGCAAGGTACTCCCTGTTTCAACTTCAACTTCTTTCTGTCCGTTTATCAATAGTTTTACCTTACCTGAAGGAAGCAATTTTGCTTTGGCTACTAGTAAGACAGTTACTAAGATAAGTATTAACACTAATGAAAATACGATACTCGCTGCAATTGGACTCATTCTCTATATTATCTTAATGATTTATAATTTAATTCCTGAAAAACTCATGAAAGCGATAGCCATTAATCCGGTAATGATAAATGTAATTCCCAAACCTTTCAGTGGTTTTGGAACATTTGAATACATGATCTTTTCTCTAATAGAAGCTATTGACAGTATGGCTAAAAACCAACCAATCCCTGAACCAAAACCATAGACAGCAGATTCAGTTACCGTGATGAAATTCTTTTGCTGCATAAATAAAGATCCTCCCAAAATAGCACAGTTTACTGCGATCAATGGAAGAAAAATCCCTAATGCACTATATAAGGCCGGGGCAAAACGCTCGACAATCATCTCTACCAATTGTACCATAGATGCGATTACCGCGATAAACATAATAAAGCTCAAAAAGCTCAGATCGATTGACGCGTATTCAGGTCCAAGCCAAACCAGGGCTCCATCCCTTAAAATATAAGTATCCAGCAAATAATTAACAGGTACCGTTATGGTCAATACAAAAATTACGGCGGCTCCCAAACCAACAGCGGTCTTTACTGTTTTCGATACAGCCAGATAAGAGCACATACCGAAAAAATAAGCAAACACCATATTGTCGATGAAAATACTTCTTACAAATAAACTTCCTAATGCTTCCATATTACTTTGTTTCAGAATCAGATTTATCTAACTCCTGATTTTATTCTTCTATTAATTTTCTATTTCTTGAACGTTGTAACCAAATCAATACACCAACGGTTACCAGCGCCATGGGTGACAACAACATAAAACCGTTATTCTCGTATCCCAGACCGTAAAGCCCGGTTGATTCTGCTACGGTCTTCGCTTTGTGGCCCAATACTTCGTACCCCATCAACTTTCCCGATCCCAATAACTCTCTAAAGAAGGCAACAATGATCAGGATAACCCCATAACCAAGGGCATTTCCAACTCCATCCAGAATGGATCTCCAGGCCCCGTTTCCAAGAGCAAAAGCCTCAAAACGTCCCATGATTATACAGTTGGTAATGATCAGCCCAACGAATACAGACAATTGTTTACTTACATCATAGGCATAAGCCTTAAGCACCTGATCAACCAGGATCACCAAAAAGGCCACCACCAATAATTGAACAATAATTCGAATTCTATTAGGAATCAGGTTCCTCAGCAACGAAATGATCAGGTTACCAAAAACCATTACAAAAAGCACCGCAATCGACATTACGATAGCTGTCTTAAGCTGAACCGTAATAGCCAATGCCGAACAAATACCTAAAACCTGAACCGTTATCGGGTTATCATCATTTAACGGATCAATTAATAATCTTCTGTTCTTAGCAGATAATAATCCTTCTTTATCTCCAGCCATAATTAATTATTTTTAAAATATGGTATATAATTTTTTAATCGTTCTTCAACCATGTTGTTTACTCCATCGGTCGTAATTGTACCTCCTGAAATCGCATCCACGCCATGCGGATCCGCCGGATCAGCACCACCTTTTTGAGCTCTCACAGAAACGAAGTTGTTGGAATCATCAAAAATGGTTTTTCCAATATATTGGTCCTCATACCAAGACTGATTGATTTCAGCACCAAGTCCCGGAGTTTCACCCGCATGGTCAAAGGAAGCACCAATTATTGTATTCTTATCACTGTCAAGAGCCATATAACCCCAGATCTCTTTCCATAAACCAGCACCGAACAAAGGGATTACATAGTATTTCTTCCCTTCTTTTTCCGCGATGTAAATAGGATAAGCCTGATCTTCATGAGGCTTCTTGATCTCTTTCATCAAATCAACGCTAAATGCATTGATATCCTGATTAACCGTTCCGTCCACATTTAAAGCCAGTTCCTCTTTTACGAACTCTTCAAATTTGGCTCCGGCCTCCGATCTGTCCACATTAACACCTATCGTTGAAAGTATGCTCTGCATTTTTTCAAGACGAACATTTTCTGCCTGCAATGGTTTTAAAGAAGTTGCTGTAAAGGCCAAAGCCGCCGCAACAACAATCACCATGATAATGGCAAAAATAAATGTGTATAAATTGCTATTTCTATCCATAATTAAGCGCTAACTTTTTGTAATCTCTTTTTTCTTCTTTTTACGTTGCTCTCAACAACATAATGATCAATAGTCGGTGCGAAAACATTCAACAACAGTATCGCCATCATCATTCCTTCCGGCAAAGTAGGGTTTACCACCCTGATCAGAATGGCGAAGATTCCTATCAAGAATCCGTATATCCATTTACCTTTGGTTGTCTGAGCCGCTGAAACAGGGTCAGTCGCCATAAATACCAGACCAAATGCGAATCCACCTGCAATAAGATGTTGCCACCAAGGAAAGTTCAACAATTCGTTCGTTTCACTTCCAATCGCATTGAATAAAAGTCCCATCAGAGATGCTCCTATCAGACAAGAAAGCATTATTCTCCAGCTCGCTATTCCTGCGAACAAAAGCAATGCTGCACCAATAAGTATCATCAAAACGGAAGTTTCTCCAACAGATCCTGGGATATAACCCATAAACATATCGAAAGTACTGTATTGAACTTCTGTGCCCGCAGCAAGAGAACCCAACACTGTTTCACCTGAAACTCCATCAGCAACAGAATCTGCTACCCATACCGTATTACCTGACATAAACGGAGCATATGAGAACAGCGCAAAAGCCCTTGCAACAA
This DNA window, taken from Lutimonas zeaxanthinifaciens, encodes the following:
- a CDS encoding NADH:ubiquinone reductase (Na(+)-transporting) subunit D: MAGDKEGLLSAKNRRLLIDPLNDDNPITVQVLGICSALAITVQLKTAIVMSIAVLFVMVFGNLIISLLRNLIPNRIRIIVQLLVVAFLVILVDQVLKAYAYDVSKQLSVFVGLIITNCIIMGRFEAFALGNGAWRSILDGVGNALGYGVILIIVAFFRELLGSGKLMGYEVLGHKAKTVAESTGLYGLGYENNGFMLLSPMALVTVGVLIWLQRSRNRKLIEE
- the nqrE gene encoding NADH:ubiquinone reductase (Na(+)-transporting) subunit E, coding for MEALGSLFVRSIFIDNMVFAYFFGMCSYLAVSKTVKTAVGLGAAVIFVLTITVPVNYLLDTYILRDGALVWLGPEYASIDLSFLSFIMFIAVIASMVQLVEMIVERFAPALYSALGIFLPLIAVNCAILGGSLFMQQKNFITVTESAVYGFGSGIGWFLAILSIASIREKIMYSNVPKPLKGLGITFIITGLMAIAFMSFSGIKL
- the nqrC gene encoding NADH:ubiquinone reductase (Na(+)-transporting) subunit C; protein product: MDRNSNLYTFIFAIIMVIVVAAALAFTATSLKPLQAENVRLEKMQSILSTIGVNVDRSEAGAKFEEFVKEELALNVDGTVNQDINAFSVDLMKEIKKPHEDQAYPIYIAEKEGKKYYVIPLFGAGLWKEIWGYMALDSDKNTIIGASFDHAGETPGLGAEINQSWYEDQYIGKTIFDDSNNFVSVRAQKGGADPADPHGVDAISGGTITTDGVNNMVEERLKNYIPYFKNN
- a CDS encoding OmpA/MotB family protein, which gives rise to MKKIFIGTLFLSVLLTSCVSNKKYADLESQHNKTKQDLVDTKAELQSCLVDKDHLMEKNKSLEADKARSIQQVENLTVLTQSSSDNIKEVIAQLSEKDKYINGVRDAMTKKDSINLALAFQLKKDLAKGIQDEDIQIDVEKTVVYISIADKMLFKSGSSTVSDRAKEVLGKVATVVNSKPEMEVQVEGYTDNVPINTDCMKDNWDLSVARATSVVRVLQNDFAVDSGRLIAAGRSEYVPLASNDTAEGRSTNRRTRIVILPKLEEFFDILEQKPE
- the nqrF gene encoding NADH:ubiquinone reductase (Na(+)-transporting) subunit F — translated: MSPIAASIVFSLVLILILVTVLLVAKAKLLPSGKVKLLINGQKEVEVETGSTLLTTLSEQKIFLPSACGGGGTCLQCECHVLKGGGQALPTEVPNFTRKELAAGARLGCQVKVKEDMEIEIPEEIFGIKKFEATVVSNYNVASFIKEFVVELPEDMDYKPGGYIQIEIPSTEVDFKDIDITAHPKEHPDDAEKFKLEWDKFDLWPLKMKNGENVERAYSMASYPAEGRNIMLNVRIATPPWDRAKNNWMNVNPGVASSYIFSKKPGDKVIVSGPYGEFFINESEAEMLYVGGGAGMAPMRSHLYHLFKTLQTGRKVTYWYGGRSKRELFYIDHFRDLEKEFPNFKFFIVLSEPTEEDDWKVMKDIDDKEGDGFLGFVHQAVIDQYLSKHDAPEDLELYFCGPPMMNQAVQKMGEDFGMADENIRFDDFGG
- a CDS encoding lytic transglycosylase domain-containing protein, producing the protein METNLKVFLNPFGYPKKNWLNKILSYFYRFYSEPTDNNNVLMKMTRFYFILTFCFFTTLLFGQKQDELISTVNSESANDLNIDVVTDTIEALSSFATLNTIDTIKIDTTLIEGKVVALIDHSEATEFDKKWLESWRNNVIDSSLIIKPEDTVGKVVIENFSTEQLKERIAYLDSQTPFNFEYNPSLEKIIKHYLKNRQQTLANLMGKAKYYFPMFEEHLAKYNIPMELKYLAIVESALKANATSRVGAKGLWQFMYGTGREYDLKVSSYVDERCDPIKATEAACQYLTKLHGIFNDWDLALAAYNSGPGNVNKAIRRSGGQKNYWNYTPLFT
- a CDS encoding NADH:ubiquinone reductase (Na(+)-transporting) subunit B, producing the protein MNFFRKQLDKFKPHFDKGGKFEKYAPAFNGIDTFLFVPNHTTKHGAHIRDGVDLKRVMITVVIALLPALIFGMWNVGYMNMGDGHTFMDYFIFGAIRFLPMIIVSYGVGLGIEFAYAVFRGHDVNEGYLVTGLLIPMIMPIDFPLWMLAISVIFAVIVGKEAFGGTGMNILNPALVARAFALFSYAPFMSGNTVWVADSVADGVSGETVLGSLAAGTEVQYSTFDMFMGYIPGSVGETSVLMILIGAALLLFAGIASWRIMLSCLIGASLMGLLFNAIGSETNELLNFPWWQHLIAGGFAFGLVFMATDPVSAAQTTKGKWIYGFLIGIFAILIRVVNPTLPEGMMMAILLLNVFAPTIDHYVVESNVKRRKKRLQKVSA
- a CDS encoding LysM peptidoglycan-binding domain-containing protein; the protein is MSTKRSEGLEGKRIIGIIRHYLPRETAGYLPAFYATYYIFEYAEEHQLYSKNEVLHTFETDTVVVKRQITFDQVNKVLGTDMELLTFLNPQYKLKIIPVIKDRDYTLTLPKFVTGSFVSNEAQIYAYAEEEDAKREKPLPKYFEANDRIRYRVRSGDYLGKIANRYGVSVSSIKRWNGLKSNNLRVGQRLTIYPRRPVASVNTSPSTQKVSSKKAAPKGEYSTYVVQKGDSLWLISQKYPKVSVAQLKEWNNIWSSKSLKPGTKLKIY
- a CDS encoding DUF4837 family protein, translating into MFKRITLCLMILGVMISCEKSDKVTLVSSTGRINHVLIVMNNEDWDGKIGDELKKIIGQPVLGLPQEENQFSINQVDPITFNSLFKRNRNILFVGLDKEENFYTNNDVYASPQTTLTILAKDKEELIESIRTHADDIIGIFKKNDLALYQRKVTKDFHNPDDIETLNTLGISMKIPFEYKQVEDSGQFLWYRNTFERGLLNIIAYEIPFIEESFSEESLVAFRDSIGKNYIPGQFENTYMRTEPKFKPITETVEFNNFKSLESRGLWFVEGDYMGGPFISYTIEDEENDRLIVVEGFSYSPGSKKRDVVFELEAILKTIELK
- a CDS encoding FAD:protein FMN transferase gives rise to the protein MKNTVLFLLFLIVISCDKEEQIPYQKFEGIAFGTSFHITFEGQEGLITEKAVDSIIHRVNKSLSTYIPNSDISKINRGDTAVVVDELFREVFEKSSVIYQETNGFFDPTIGTLVNAWGFGPGKQIIEMNQSTIDSLMEFVGFEKVKILNGKLIKKHPETFLDFNANAKGYGVDVIGKFLEGKGISNYLVEIGGEIRARGVNSRGMIWRVAIEKPNFDGTRSFQTIVTLNNESIATSGNYRKFKVDSLSGEKYAHTIDAKTGYPTKSNLLSASVIGEIDCADTDAYATSFMAMGYERTRDFLDKHHELKVFLIYSDADGSLKTFTTSNLVLDE
- a CDS encoding lytic transglycosylase domain-containing protein, which encodes MKKILLFSFILLSLFLTGQNNVPEKLGELNNDSGFKTNPNFWMELSNLRPSDIVSNTMKPDLFLVNQSKIIQTEENDAFSSMLLKEQLSVLNKTTPFRVYHNATLERFIRVYLKDRREYLNRLIGKSAYYFPVIEQHLDRFDLPIELKYLAVVESALNPVAVSASGAKGLWQFMYGTGNEYGLRIDSFVDERFDLIKSTRAACSYLESLYKTFGDWDLALAAYNSGPGNVKKAIRRAGGSKNYWELRKFLPKETSSYVPAFYATMYLFTHADFHGLKPESKETEYRQTDTIQIKGSLNFDVIQKYAGVPMKTLRSFNPSYKKDIIPDIPGYKMYLTLPLNYLQQFLEAENEIYLANSGIHVDPKPREAIAVTKMNSYIVKPGDNLNSIAVKHNISLEKLKTWNGLESNFLISGQRLVVTDKTGLAELPTLNKNKIPDTKYQIYKVGFGDTLFKISRKFGNIPISELRTLNGLENVNYLKPGTELKIKTRDTGSEIDHGNKS